A single Bifidobacterium asteroides DNA region contains:
- a CDS encoding ABC transporter ATP-binding protein, translated as MNSSREQEPALKVSALVKRYGDMVALDHFDMEVNRGEVFGLLGPNGSGKSTAINCILALLSFESGTVRIFGQEMTPTSYDLKSRIGVVPQNVAVFNELSVQENIDYFCSLYVPKKADRKNLVEQAIDFVGLGEFRKFRPGKLSGGLLRRLNIACGIAHQPDLIFFDEPTVAVDPQSRNAILEGIERLNTEGATVVYTSHYMEEVEQICTRIMIMDHGRQIALGTAEELKGMVQAGEQVTVETLDLQDSTLAQIRALPLAQSVDYDGKELVIHCRQGEHNLQDVLTVLESTKTSYGHLTSRPPSLNDVFLELTGKELRD; from the coding sequence ATGAACAGTTCACGTGAGCAAGAGCCGGCCTTGAAGGTCAGCGCATTGGTGAAGCGCTACGGTGACATGGTGGCCTTGGACCACTTCGACATGGAAGTCAATCGCGGTGAGGTATTCGGACTGCTTGGCCCCAATGGTTCAGGCAAGTCAACCGCCATCAACTGCATACTGGCCCTGCTCAGCTTTGAATCGGGGACGGTTCGCATATTCGGGCAGGAGATGACCCCGACCTCCTACGACCTGAAAAGTCGTATCGGCGTGGTTCCGCAGAATGTGGCTGTCTTTAACGAACTGAGCGTGCAGGAGAACATCGACTATTTTTGCTCCCTCTATGTGCCCAAGAAGGCCGACCGCAAGAATCTGGTCGAGCAGGCCATCGACTTCGTGGGGCTGGGCGAATTCCGCAAGTTCCGACCCGGCAAACTGTCTGGCGGTCTGCTGCGCAGGCTCAACATCGCATGCGGCATCGCCCACCAGCCTGACCTCATTTTCTTTGACGAGCCCACCGTCGCTGTTGACCCCCAGAGCCGCAACGCCATCCTGGAGGGCATCGAACGGCTGAATACCGAGGGGGCCACGGTGGTCTACACCAGCCATTACATGGAGGAGGTGGAGCAGATCTGTACACGGATCATGATCATGGATCACGGCCGTCAGATCGCCCTGGGCACTGCCGAGGAGCTCAAGGGCATGGTCCAGGCCGGCGAGCAGGTCACCGTCGAGACCCTGGATCTTCAGGACTCCACTCTGGCCCAGATCCGTGCCCTGCCCCTGGCCCAGTCCGTCGACTATGACGGCAAGGAACTGGTTATCCACTGCAGACAGGGCGAGCACAACCTCCAGGACGTGCTGACGGTCCTGGAATCCACCAAGACCAGCTACGGCCACCTGACCAGCCGTCCGCCATCCCTGAACGACGTGTTCCTGGAACTGACCGGCAAGGAACTGCGCGACTGA
- a CDS encoding sensor histidine kinase, with translation MGRIAGWLILLGLGTLCGSWYGSGVSGTLIAGLLASIAAGALCEWLLPAPGSIWGGALVSLLAMFIQDWLFFLPALAFEAGVGLGAMVPAIRSAGMKDSRAKDSGLARPRLLLALLPAFFWLIPAMADLILFTGLTQRYALLTLLTSALAQGGGLACAHLAVAKGRVWQIEDTERYRIRQLHGRINDLDEERAQATRMAHLSERTRIARDIHDNVGHLLTRAIMQIQAGRVVAQSKGDQSTEQILGDVGKTLDAAMTTIRRSVHDLEDEGTDFASQMEDASSEASMGRLKVDLNNGIETAPAPVCRCLATIVREALTNTVRHSSARSAQVILRDLPAFWQMVVQDDGGIQHSQPDSSPTQESRLQRGMGLADMEARARALGGTANSGPNRQGWKVFVSLPKEPWSNHSAAEHGEDRKVMA, from the coding sequence ATGGGCAGGATAGCTGGCTGGCTGATCCTGCTTGGTCTGGGGACCTTGTGCGGATCGTGGTATGGTTCAGGGGTTTCAGGAACCCTGATCGCCGGGCTTCTGGCCTCAATAGCCGCAGGAGCCCTGTGTGAATGGCTGCTGCCAGCGCCAGGTTCCATCTGGGGCGGCGCTCTGGTGTCGCTTTTGGCAATGTTCATTCAAGACTGGCTTTTCTTCTTGCCGGCTCTGGCCTTCGAGGCGGGGGTCGGACTCGGAGCTATGGTTCCGGCTATCAGATCAGCCGGCATGAAAGATTCCCGAGCCAAGGACTCCGGGCTTGCCCGGCCCAGGCTGCTCTTGGCCTTGCTGCCGGCATTCTTTTGGCTGATACCGGCCATGGCCGACCTCATACTGTTCACAGGCCTCACCCAGCGCTATGCCCTGCTGACTTTGTTGACATCAGCACTGGCGCAAGGCGGCGGACTGGCATGTGCACACTTGGCCGTGGCTAAGGGTCGTGTCTGGCAGATTGAAGACACCGAGCGCTACCGGATTCGCCAACTGCACGGCCGCATCAACGACTTGGACGAAGAGCGGGCCCAGGCGACCCGAATGGCGCACTTATCCGAGCGGACCCGGATCGCTCGGGATATTCATGACAATGTGGGTCACCTGCTCACCCGAGCCATCATGCAGATCCAGGCTGGCCGGGTGGTTGCGCAAAGCAAGGGCGATCAGAGTACCGAGCAGATATTGGGTGATGTCGGCAAGACCTTGGATGCAGCCATGACCACAATCCGTCGTTCGGTGCATGACTTGGAGGATGAAGGCACCGACTTCGCATCCCAGATGGAGGATGCCAGCTCCGAGGCTTCTATGGGGCGGCTGAAGGTCGATCTGAACAACGGCATTGAGACAGCGCCTGCACCAGTGTGCCGTTGCCTGGCCACCATTGTTCGCGAGGCCCTTACCAATACGGTCCGCCATTCCTCAGCCAGGTCGGCGCAGGTCATTCTGCGCGACCTCCCTGCCTTCTGGCAGATGGTGGTGCAGGACGACGGCGGAATTCAGCACTCGCAGCCTGACAGCTCGCCCACTCAAGAGTCAAGGCTCCAGCGCGGCATGGGACTGGCTGATATGGAAGCCAGGGCCAGGGCCTTGGGCGGCACGGCCAACAGCGGCCCCAACCGACAGGGTTGGAAGGTCTTCGTATCCTTGCCCAAGGAGCCCTGGTCCAACCACAGCGCAGCTGAGCATGGAGAGGATAGGAAGGTCATGGCATGA
- a CDS encoding response regulator transcription factor: MKVAIADDDPIVCSSLSTILTATGTADVIWTANDGQSALDCFQATGGWPDVLLLDVQMPGMDGLEAAERIIALDPAARVLFLTTFADKEYISRALALGAKGYVIKQDVASVVPALQAVMAGQTVLGAEAVANLSLGKQEEQTRKDPAEPAPRRFQTLTDREREIVVLVADGLDNQAIARRLYLSEGTVRNHISAILAKTNLANRTQLAVEWLSAQES, translated from the coding sequence ATGAAAGTCGCTATCGCTGATGACGATCCGATTGTCTGCTCGTCCCTGTCAACGATTTTGACGGCAACCGGTACTGCAGACGTGATCTGGACAGCCAATGACGGCCAGTCAGCCCTGGATTGTTTCCAAGCGACTGGCGGCTGGCCTGACGTGCTGCTGCTCGATGTACAGATGCCTGGCATGGACGGCCTGGAGGCGGCGGAGCGCATCATCGCCCTGGATCCGGCTGCTCGGGTGCTCTTTCTGACCACCTTTGCAGACAAGGAATATATTTCCCGCGCCCTGGCCTTGGGAGCCAAGGGGTATGTGATCAAGCAGGACGTGGCCTCAGTGGTGCCGGCCCTCCAAGCCGTCATGGCAGGGCAGACGGTTCTTGGAGCCGAGGCCGTGGCTAACCTGTCACTTGGCAAGCAGGAGGAGCAGACGCGAAAGGACCCAGCTGAGCCTGCTCCCCGGCGCTTCCAAACCCTGACTGACCGCGAGCGTGAAATCGTCGTTCTGGTGGCCGACGGCCTCGATAATCAGGCCATCGCCAGGCGTCTCTATCTCAGCGAGGGCACCGTCCGCAATCACATCTCAGCCATCCTGGCCAAGACCAACCTGGCCAACCGCACCCAGCTCGCTGTGGAATGGCTGTCTGCACAAGAGTCGTGA
- a CDS encoding UvrD-helicase domain-containing protein, which yields MNEEPDLIQRSAKELLKGLNDRQAEAVQYQGPALLIGAGAGSGKTRVLTRRIAWILSQFGAWPSQILAITFTNKAASEMRERLRRLIGPVADRMWVSTFHSACVRILRRDGKEIGLRSGFTIYDTADSERLIKLIGKDLNIDLKRYTPRNILSRISDYKNNLQDWRTQLQEYAPDYRPGQRGQQITARFGNEEELYSVVYAEYEHRLAQANAVDFDDLIVRTVQLLQQSPMVAQYYHHRFRYVLVDEYQDTNHAQYVLMRELAGADADKQDQAWITVVGDSDQSIYAFRGADISNIRDFEKDFPGARTILLEQNYRSTQTILDAANAIIVKNEGRKPKKLWTALGKGEPIVGYAADNAQQEAAWIATEIARLRSEEGIPYSDMAIMYRANAQSRALEEGLINAGLPYQLVGGTRFYERKEIKDALAYLHAIANPQDDVNMRRILNVPKRGLAARAEAAATSYADLHQVSFWEGVQHIEEVPGASTLMVKRMKAFRDLITSLTDFAAEHDTKPSQIVEKVLEDSGMLDELRKSVDPQDASRLENLGQLQSVAAEFEQKTPDATLAGFLETTALVADSDQLPGLGDDSGKVTLMTLHTAKGLEYPVVFLTGMEQGTFPHSRCLEDTDEMQEERRLAYVGVTRAKRRLYLTRAAVRSQWGQVNEMLPSQFLDDIPDDLIDWKRRQAGNERMRAGWDLGDDEDEFGGFEDESDGRAFGHRSFGGFGSGFGSSRNGYGRSRASSQRSFGSSGYGSRGSSSRNGRVTTRRSTTSPSSTSHAGKASVQPKSNGLSIQDFSLGDRVAHDQYGLGKVVDIQDKGHNSVLTVDFGSEGTKRLMLRLAPIEKL from the coding sequence GTGAACGAGGAACCGGACTTGATCCAGCGCAGCGCCAAGGAGCTGCTCAAGGGGCTCAACGATCGGCAGGCCGAGGCGGTGCAATACCAGGGCCCGGCCCTGCTGATCGGAGCAGGCGCAGGCTCGGGCAAGACCAGGGTGCTGACCCGCAGAATCGCCTGGATCCTCAGTCAGTTCGGCGCCTGGCCCAGCCAGATTCTGGCCATCACCTTCACCAACAAGGCGGCCTCCGAGATGCGTGAACGTCTGCGCAGGCTGATCGGGCCCGTGGCCGACCGCATGTGGGTGTCCACCTTCCACTCGGCCTGCGTGCGCATTCTGAGGCGGGACGGCAAGGAAATCGGCCTGCGATCAGGCTTCACCATCTATGACACGGCCGATTCCGAACGTCTGATCAAACTGATCGGTAAGGATCTCAACATCGATCTGAAGCGCTACACCCCCAGAAACATTTTGAGCCGCATATCCGACTACAAGAACAACCTGCAGGATTGGCGCACACAGTTGCAGGAGTACGCCCCCGACTACCGGCCCGGGCAGCGCGGCCAGCAGATCACCGCCCGCTTCGGCAACGAGGAGGAGCTCTACTCCGTGGTCTACGCCGAGTACGAGCATCGGCTGGCTCAGGCCAACGCCGTCGACTTCGACGATCTGATCGTGCGCACGGTCCAGCTGCTCCAGCAGTCCCCGATGGTGGCCCAGTATTACCACCATCGGTTCCGCTACGTGCTGGTGGACGAGTACCAGGACACCAACCATGCCCAGTATGTGCTCATGCGCGAGCTGGCCGGTGCCGATGCCGACAAGCAGGACCAGGCCTGGATCACCGTGGTGGGCGATTCGGACCAGTCCATCTATGCCTTCCGAGGGGCTGACATCAGCAACATCAGGGACTTCGAGAAGGACTTCCCTGGAGCCCGGACCATCCTCCTGGAGCAGAACTACCGTTCCACCCAGACCATTCTGGATGCGGCCAATGCCATCATTGTCAAGAACGAGGGCCGCAAGCCCAAGAAGCTCTGGACCGCCCTGGGCAAGGGGGAGCCCATCGTGGGCTATGCCGCCGACAACGCCCAGCAGGAGGCTGCCTGGATCGCCACCGAGATCGCCCGGCTGCGCAGCGAGGAGGGCATTCCCTACTCCGACATGGCCATCATGTACCGGGCCAACGCCCAGTCCCGCGCCTTGGAGGAGGGGCTCATCAACGCCGGCCTGCCCTATCAGCTGGTGGGCGGGACCCGCTTCTACGAGCGCAAGGAGATCAAGGACGCCCTGGCCTACCTGCACGCCATCGCCAATCCCCAGGACGATGTGAACATGCGACGGATACTCAACGTGCCCAAGCGGGGCCTGGCCGCACGTGCCGAGGCGGCGGCGACCTCCTATGCGGATCTGCATCAGGTCTCCTTTTGGGAGGGGGTGCAGCATATCGAGGAGGTGCCCGGGGCCTCCACGCTGATGGTCAAGCGGATGAAGGCCTTCAGGGATCTGATCACCTCCCTGACCGACTTTGCCGCAGAGCACGATACCAAGCCATCCCAGATTGTTGAGAAGGTTCTGGAGGACTCCGGCATGCTGGACGAGCTGCGCAAGTCGGTGGATCCGCAGGATGCCTCCCGGCTGGAGAACCTTGGCCAGCTGCAGTCCGTGGCCGCCGAGTTCGAGCAGAAGACTCCTGACGCTACGTTGGCCGGTTTCCTGGAGACCACGGCACTGGTGGCCGACTCGGACCAGCTGCCGGGCCTGGGCGACGACTCGGGCAAGGTGACGCTGATGACCCTGCACACGGCCAAGGGCCTGGAGTATCCGGTGGTCTTCCTGACCGGCATGGAGCAGGGAACCTTCCCGCACTCCCGCTGCCTGGAGGATACCGATGAGATGCAGGAGGAGCGTCGACTGGCCTATGTGGGCGTGACCCGTGCCAAGCGGCGTCTCTACCTGACCCGGGCGGCCGTCCGCTCCCAGTGGGGGCAGGTCAATGAGATGCTGCCCAGCCAGTTCTTGGATGACATCCCTGACGATCTGATCGACTGGAAGCGTCGGCAGGCCGGCAACGAGCGGATGCGCGCAGGCTGGGACCTGGGTGACGACGAGGACGAATTCGGCGGCTTCGAGGATGAAAGCGACGGCCGTGCATTCGGTCATCGTTCATTCGGCGGGTTCGGCTCCGGCTTCGGCTCTTCCCGCAATGGGTACGGGCGCTCGCGGGCCTCCTCGCAGCGGTCGTTCGGATCATCGGGTTACGGCTCCCGCGGCTCCTCCTCCAGAAATGGAAGGGTCACGACTCGGCGGAGCACGACAAGCCCGTCGTCAACCTCGCACGCTGGCAAGGCCTCGGTCCAGCCCAAGTCGAACGGCCTGTCCATTCAGGACTTCTCCCTGGGTGACAGGGTTGCCCACGACCAGTATGGCCTGGGCAAGGTGGTCGACATTCAGGACAAGGGTCACAACTCGGTCCTGACTGTGGACTTCGGTTCCGAGGGAACCAAGAGGCTGATGCTGCGTTTGGCGCCGATCGAAAAGCTCTAA
- a CDS encoding xanthine phosphoribosyltransferase yields the protein MQELEERIRRQGTVKPGNVLKVDAFLNHQCDVRLFDHMGAEWARLFAGHKIDKILTIEASGIGIACLAARHFGDVPVVFAKKTQSINLDGDQYTARIYSFTKQREYPVIVAKRFLKEGEHVLILDDFLAKGNALHGLIDICHDAKVVIEGIGIAVEKGFQEGGRTLRKEGYNLKSLAIVESMDPDRGTITFAQNPA from the coding sequence ATGCAGGAACTTGAGGAGCGAATCCGCCGCCAGGGCACGGTCAAGCCTGGCAATGTACTCAAGGTGGACGCCTTCCTCAACCATCAGTGCGACGTGCGGCTCTTCGACCACATGGGCGCTGAATGGGCCCGCCTGTTCGCTGGACACAAGATCGACAAGATTCTGACCATCGAGGCATCCGGCATCGGCATCGCCTGCCTGGCCGCCCGCCACTTCGGGGACGTGCCGGTGGTATTCGCCAAGAAGACCCAGTCCATCAACCTTGACGGCGACCAGTACACGGCCCGCATCTACTCCTTCACCAAGCAGCGTGAGTACCCCGTCATCGTGGCCAAGCGCTTCCTCAAGGAGGGCGAGCACGTGCTGATCCTTGACGACTTTTTGGCCAAGGGCAACGCCCTGCACGGTCTGATCGACATCTGCCATGATGCCAAGGTCGTCATCGAGGGCATCGGCATCGCCGTGGAGAAGGGCTTCCAGGAGGGCGGCCGCACCCTGCGCAAAGAGGGCTACAACCTCAAGTCCCTGGCCATCGTGGAAAGCATGGACCCGGACCGGGGCACCATCACCTTTGCTCAGAACCCAGCCTGA
- a CDS encoding D-2-hydroxyacid dehydrogenase, whose translation MTSILMYSVRPDEQEAIQAWAQANDIQVDTTDHDLGMKTVDMIKRYDGIVIQQHAALPEPELYQRLKEYGLKQLTLRITGYDIVNLQAARENGLVVTNVPAYSPRSVSELVLAQVMRLVRHLGEASAREAKDDYTWAGLQAHEIHNLTVGIIGAGKIGSAVARIFRALGSTVIANDPVHRPELADTLDYVDLPTLLKRADIVTVHTPLDETTHHLINAQALDAMKPSAFMINAARGPIVDTPALIKALQTKSIAGAAIDTIEGEAGIFDKDLSGTKVDNQALETLKAMPNVEVSPHIGFYTDAAVNAMVNISLNDVKTILEGGTSEHQVD comes from the coding sequence ATGACCAGTATTCTCATGTATTCAGTACGCCCCGACGAGCAGGAGGCCATTCAGGCCTGGGCGCAAGCCAATGACATTCAGGTGGACACCACCGACCACGATCTGGGGATGAAGACCGTGGACATGATCAAGAGATACGACGGTATCGTCATCCAGCAGCACGCGGCCCTGCCCGAGCCCGAGCTCTACCAGCGGCTCAAGGAGTATGGCCTCAAGCAGCTGACCCTGCGGATCACGGGCTATGACATCGTCAACCTGCAGGCCGCTCGGGAGAACGGGCTGGTCGTCACCAACGTGCCTGCCTACTCGCCCCGGTCGGTCTCCGAACTGGTCCTGGCCCAGGTCATGCGTCTGGTCCGGCATCTGGGGGAGGCCAGCGCTCGCGAAGCCAAGGATGACTATACCTGGGCTGGGCTTCAGGCCCACGAGATCCACAATCTGACCGTGGGGATCATCGGAGCCGGCAAGATCGGATCGGCCGTGGCCAGGATCTTCCGGGCCCTGGGCTCCACCGTGATCGCCAATGATCCGGTTCACCGCCCCGAGCTGGCAGACACCCTGGACTATGTGGATCTGCCCACCCTTTTGAAGCGGGCCGACATCGTCACCGTCCATACGCCGCTGGACGAGACCACCCATCATCTGATCAATGCGCAGGCCCTGGATGCCATGAAGCCCTCAGCCTTCATGATCAACGCCGCCCGTGGCCCTATTGTGGACACCCCGGCACTGATCAAGGCCCTGCAGACCAAGTCCATCGCCGGTGCCGCCATCGACACCATCGAGGGGGAGGCCGGCATCTTCGATAAGGATCTGAGCGGAACCAAGGTCGACAACCAGGCCCTGGAGACCCTCAAGGCCATGCCCAATGTGGAGGTCTCGCCCCACATCGGCTTCTACACCGATGCCGCCGTGAACGCCATGGTCAACATCTCCCTGAACGATGTGAAGACCATCCTGGAGGGCGGCACCAGCGAGCATCAGGTGGACTGA
- a CDS encoding aminotransferase class I/II-fold pyridoxal phosphate-dependent enzyme, with product MTLADHMNARVKALAPSDILEFNKEIAGIDGIVKLTLGEPDFFTPEHVKQAGIQAIQDNHSHYTESRGMPSLRKAAADYLHAKYGLDYDPDTQMVITAGATGGIFSGLTAMINPGDTVILPTPIFPLYIPIAQLSGAKTVFVDTSDDGFILRPDKLEAAIEHSDGPVKALVLNYPTNPTGVTYAREDLEALAQVARKHGFFVLSDEIYAELTYQGTHVSMGTILPEQTVVLGGVSKSHAMTGWRVGIAAGPADVIDQLSKVNEFTITSVTTNAQYAAQEALTKGMNDTDPMREAYRKRRDYLVKALPEVGLDVIDPKGAFYIFARLPEGMRDSWSFVYDLARKAKVAVIPGASFGPGGEGYVRISYAASMEDLHTAVERISDYMRQNRG from the coding sequence ATGACATTGGCGGATCATATGAATGCCAGGGTCAAAGCTCTGGCGCCGAGCGACATTCTCGAGTTCAACAAGGAGATCGCCGGGATAGACGGCATCGTGAAGCTGACCCTGGGGGAACCGGACTTCTTCACCCCTGAGCACGTCAAGCAGGCGGGCATTCAGGCCATCCAGGACAACCACAGTCATTACACCGAGAGTCGCGGCATGCCCAGTCTGCGCAAGGCGGCAGCCGACTATCTACACGCCAAGTACGGGCTGGACTACGACCCTGACACGCAGATGGTGATTACGGCCGGGGCCACCGGGGGCATCTTCTCGGGCCTTACCGCCATGATCAACCCGGGCGACACGGTCATTCTGCCCACGCCCATCTTCCCTCTCTATATCCCCATCGCCCAGCTGAGCGGCGCCAAGACCGTCTTCGTCGACACATCCGATGACGGCTTCATTCTCAGGCCGGACAAGCTGGAGGCCGCCATCGAACACAGCGATGGTCCGGTCAAGGCCCTGGTGCTCAACTATCCGACCAACCCCACCGGGGTGACCTACGCCCGCGAGGATCTGGAAGCACTGGCCCAGGTGGCGCGCAAGCACGGCTTCTTCGTGCTCAGCGATGAGATCTATGCCGAGCTGACCTACCAGGGCACCCATGTGTCCATGGGCACCATTCTGCCTGAGCAGACGGTCGTTCTTGGCGGGGTTTCCAAGTCCCATGCCATGACTGGATGGCGGGTCGGCATCGCCGCTGGCCCGGCCGACGTCATTGACCAGCTCAGCAAGGTCAACGAGTTCACCATCACTTCGGTGACCACCAACGCCCAGTATGCGGCCCAGGAGGCTCTGACCAAGGGCATGAATGACACGGATCCGATGCGCGAGGCCTACCGCAAGCGGCGGGACTATCTGGTCAAGGCCCTGCCCGAGGTCGGTCTGGATGTCATCGATCCCAAGGGCGCCTTCTATATCTTCGCCCGGTTGCCTGAGGGCATGCGCGACAGCTGGAGCTTCGTCTACGACCTGGCTCGAAAGGCCAAGGTGGCGGTAATCCCCGGAGCAAGCTTCGGGCCTGGGGGAGAAGGCTACGTCCGCATCTCCTATGCTGCCTCCATGGAGGATCTGCACACCGCGGTGGAGCGAATCAGCGACTATATGCGTCAAAATCGCGGATGA
- a CDS encoding sugar-binding transcriptional regulator — protein MIDDEQHRNQAVTVCHWYYEEGLGQNAIARRLGVSRPTVSRLLAYARQEGLVRVLITDPQADLQSLARRLKVAFGLREVRLAYDSTGDEDAIRDKLGAVTADYLAEIVGDHDRLGISWGRTLKAVADHLRPNEHKDVSVVQLKGSVSASDFNNYAADIALKFGMAFGTTTTVLPLPVIFDNALTRDIVLKDRFIDRIVRQGDRTDIALFTCGTVRDDAMLFKLGYLSRREIAMLQHKAVGDVLSRFIAPDGSIADDGIDARTVGIQLDRLRKKPCSILVAGGPPKIASMRAALLGGYANVLITDSQAAMRLLEE, from the coding sequence ATGATCGACGATGAACAGCATAGGAATCAAGCTGTCACAGTCTGTCACTGGTATTACGAGGAGGGCTTGGGTCAAAACGCCATCGCCCGCAGACTGGGCGTTTCTCGCCCGACGGTTTCGCGTCTTCTGGCCTACGCCAGGCAAGAAGGGCTTGTCCGCGTGCTCATCACTGATCCCCAGGCTGATCTGCAGTCCCTGGCCAGAAGACTCAAGGTGGCTTTCGGCCTGCGCGAGGTCAGGCTGGCCTATGACTCGACCGGCGATGAAGATGCCATCAGGGACAAACTGGGTGCTGTTACAGCAGATTACCTGGCTGAGATCGTCGGCGATCACGACCGGCTGGGCATCAGTTGGGGGAGAACCCTCAAGGCTGTAGCCGATCATCTGCGCCCTAATGAGCACAAGGATGTATCGGTGGTGCAGTTGAAGGGAAGTGTCTCCGCATCTGACTTCAACAACTATGCCGCGGATATCGCCTTGAAATTCGGCATGGCCTTCGGCACCACCACTACAGTGCTGCCCCTGCCGGTCATCTTCGACAACGCATTGACTCGGGATATTGTGCTCAAGGACCGTTTTATAGACAGGATTGTTCGTCAGGGCGATCGGACCGATATCGCCTTGTTTACCTGCGGAACCGTTCGTGACGATGCCATGCTCTTCAAGCTGGGATATCTCTCCCGTAGGGAGATTGCCATGCTGCAGCACAAGGCTGTCGGCGATGTGCTTTCACGATTTATAGCTCCTGACGGCTCCATTGCGGATGACGGCATTGACGCAAGAACGGTGGGGATACAGCTTGATCGGTTGCGCAAGAAGCCATGTTCCATATTGGTGGCGGGAGGGCCTCCCAAGATAGCATCCATGCGTGCGGCGCTTCTGGGCGGCTATGCCAACGTGCTGATTACGGATTCGCAGGCTGCCATGCGTCTGTTGGAGGAATAG
- the deoC gene encoding deoxyribose-phosphate aldolase, translating to MQINRLIDHTLLKPEATLAQIDQVIDEALNNHFYSVMVNPYWVSHVHERVKGSDVLTACVIGFPLGANTTASKVAESREAIANGADELDMVINIGEMTGGREELVAKDIRAVVETVHQAGKVIKVIIETALLDDKQIARASRLVADAGADFVKTSTGFASRGASVHDIEVIKQAVGDRIHIKAAGGIHTRQEAEALIKAGVERLGTSSSMAIIGKA from the coding sequence ATGCAGATCAATCGCCTAATCGATCACACGCTGCTCAAGCCGGAGGCAACACTCGCTCAGATCGACCAGGTCATCGACGAAGCCCTGAACAATCATTTCTATTCGGTCATGGTCAATCCCTACTGGGTTTCCCACGTCCATGAGCGGGTCAAAGGTTCGGATGTCCTGACTGCCTGCGTCATCGGCTTCCCCCTGGGTGCCAACACCACAGCCAGCAAGGTCGCCGAAAGCCGGGAAGCCATCGCAAACGGAGCCGATGAGCTGGATATGGTGATCAACATCGGCGAAATGACGGGCGGTCGAGAGGAGCTCGTTGCCAAGGATATTCGTGCAGTCGTCGAGACCGTGCATCAGGCAGGAAAAGTCATCAAGGTCATCATCGAGACAGCTCTGCTTGACGATAAGCAGATCGCGCGGGCCAGCAGGCTGGTGGCCGACGCAGGCGCTGATTTCGTCAAAACATCCACTGGATTCGCCAGCCGTGGCGCCAGTGTGCACGACATCGAAGTCATCAAACAAGCAGTCGGCGACAGAATTCACATCAAGGCCGCCGGCGGCATCCACACCAGGCAAGAGGCTGAGGCCCTGATCAAGGCAGGTGTGGAACGGCTGGGCACCAGCTCCAGCATGGCCATCATCGGCAAGGCCTGA